GGCCTTCTCGAGCCCACCGAGGTACGCGTCGATGACGGCACGGTAGCGCTCGAGCGAGAAGATCAGCGTGACGTTGACCGAGATGCCCGCGGCGATGACCTCGGTGATGGCCTCGAGGCCCTCGAGCGTCGCCGGGATCTTGATGAGGACGTTCTCGCGACCGACCTTGTCGAACAGGAACTTGGCCTGCTCGATGGTCTTCTGGGTCTCGTGCGCGAGGCCCGGCTCGACCTCGATCGAGACGCGGCCGTCGAAGCCCTTGGTCTCGTCGTAGATCGGCTTGAACACGTCGGACGCGTTCGCGACGTCCTGCGTGGTGATCTCGAAGATCGCGCTCGTCACGTCGGTGCCCGCCGCGGCGAGCTCCTTGACCTGGGCGTCGTAGCGCTCACCCTTGGCGAGGGCCGACGCGAAGATCGTCGGGTTCGTGGTGACGCCGACGACGTTCTTCTCGGCGATGAGCTGCTCGAGCTTGCCGGTCTCGAGGAGCTCGCGCGAGAGGTCGTCGAGCCAGATGCTGACGCCGACCTCGGAGAGGGCGGCGGTGGGGGTGGTCTCAGCCATGTGTGTGTCTTCTTCCTTCATCGGCCGTCTGGCCGTGGTCTGTGGGCCGGGAGGCGTGGTGGCGGGGCCGAGCCGCGCCTCCCGGCAGAAGGGCCGGATCCGGGTGACCGGACCCGGCCCCGGTGGGTCAGGAAGCCGCGATCGATTCCTTCGCGGCGGCCACGACGTGCTCCGTCGTGAAGCCGAACTCCTTGAAGAGCGTCTGGTAGTCGGCCGAGGCACCGAAGTGCTCGATCGAGACGCTGCGGCCCTTGTCGCCGACGATGTCGCGCCAGCTCATGGCGATGCCCGCCTCGACGGACACGCGAGCGGTGACGTCCTTCGGGAGGACCTGGTCGCGGTAGTTCTCCGACTGCTCGAAGAACCACTCGAGGGACGGGGCGCTCACGACGCGGGCGTTGATGCCCTCGCCCTTGAGCTGCTCGCGCGCCTCGACGGCGATCTGGACCTCGGAGCCGGTCGCGATGAGGATCACGTCCGGGGTGCCGTTCGGCGCCTCGGCGAGGATGTACGCACCCTTGCCGACGTTCTTCGCCGACGCGAA
This is a stretch of genomic DNA from Curtobacterium sp. 458. It encodes these proteins:
- the tal gene encoding transaldolase; this encodes MAETTPTAALSEVGVSIWLDDLSRELLETGKLEQLIAEKNVVGVTTNPTIFASALAKGERYDAQVKELAAAGTDVTSAIFEITTQDVANASDVFKPIYDETKGFDGRVSIEVEPGLAHETQKTIEQAKFLFDKVGRENVLIKIPATLEGLEAITEVIAAGISVNVTLIFSLERYRAVIDAYLGGLEKAKAAGHDLSKIHSVASFFVSRVDSEIDKRLDAVGTDEAKALKSKAGIANAQLAYQVWTEAFATERALGLLEAGANTQRPLWASTGVKDPSLPDTLYVTELAAPNTVNTMPGKTLDATFDHGEIHGDAIAGSYDAAQEVLDQIAAQGISYDEVVALLEKEGVDKFNVSWGELVDTVKTALEGAK